One window of Cellulomonas shaoxiangyii genomic DNA carries:
- a CDS encoding LacI family DNA-binding transcriptional regulator yields MASSVTLSDVAREAGVSLATASRAINGSANRTVRPDLRERVLEAAERLRYTPDANAQAMARGRTTSLGLVVHDIADPFFSSIAAGVTQAADRAALQVTLASTQHQPAREVELVRLLQRQRARAIVIAGGRHDDDAGNAAMRDALADFRGAGGAVALVGQPVLGVDTVAVDNAAGADALARALHARGYRHAGVLGGPEDHLTARERREAFTAAFAELGAPVQPAHVVTGEFTHEGGEAAMRELLSAGGDVDVVFAVNDVMALGALAAARDLGVRVPEDVALAGFDDILTLRDVVPPLTTVRVPLVDVGVLATELALEEHTGAARVRTVATEVVLRASTPDRTV; encoded by the coding sequence ATGGCCTCGAGCGTGACCCTCAGCGACGTGGCGCGTGAGGCCGGCGTCTCGCTGGCCACCGCGTCGCGCGCGATCAACGGCAGCGCCAACCGCACGGTCCGTCCGGACCTGCGCGAGCGCGTGCTCGAGGCGGCCGAGCGGCTCCGCTACACCCCGGACGCGAACGCGCAGGCGATGGCCCGCGGGCGGACGACGTCGCTGGGCCTCGTGGTGCACGACATCGCCGACCCGTTCTTCTCCTCGATCGCCGCCGGGGTCACGCAGGCGGCGGACCGCGCGGCGCTGCAGGTCACGCTCGCGAGCACGCAGCACCAGCCGGCCCGCGAGGTCGAGCTCGTCCGGCTGCTGCAGCGTCAGCGGGCCCGCGCGATCGTGATCGCGGGCGGCCGGCACGACGACGACGCGGGGAACGCCGCCATGCGCGACGCCCTCGCGGACTTCCGCGGCGCCGGCGGCGCCGTCGCCCTCGTCGGGCAGCCGGTGCTCGGCGTCGACACGGTCGCGGTCGACAACGCGGCCGGCGCCGACGCGCTCGCGCGGGCCCTGCACGCACGCGGCTACCGGCACGCGGGCGTGCTCGGCGGCCCCGAGGACCACCTCACGGCACGCGAGCGGCGCGAGGCGTTCACCGCGGCGTTCGCCGAGCTCGGCGCTCCCGTGCAGCCCGCGCACGTGGTCACGGGCGAGTTCACGCACGAGGGCGGCGAGGCCGCGATGCGCGAGCTGCTGAGCGCGGGAGGCGACGTCGACGTGGTGTTCGCCGTGAACGACGTGATGGCGCTCGGTGCCCTCGCGGCCGCCCGCGACCTCGGGGTCCGGGTGCCCGAGGACGTCGCGCTCGCCGGGTTCGACGACATCCTCACGCTGCGTGACGTCGTGCCGCCGCTGACCACGGTGCGCGTGCCCCTCGTCGACGTCGGCGTCCTCGCGACCGAGCTGGCCCTCGAGGAGCACACGGGCGCGGCCCGCGTGCGGACGGTCGCCACCGAGGTCGTGCTGCGCGCGTCCACCCCCGACCGCACGGTCTGA
- a CDS encoding gamma-glutamyltransferase family protein: protein MVGSTHWLASAVGMRTLEAGGNAFDAAVAAGFTLSVVEPHLNGPGGDVPIIGHRAADGGTFVVVGQGTAPALATPLAFAALGVDVVPGTGHLAAVVPGAFGAWLDLLARYGTMTLAEVLAPAIGYARDGYPLVPAAARTVATVADMFAAHWPTSAEVYLAGGHAPAAGSRFANPALAATFERLVAEAESAGPDREAQVEAARRAFYEGFVAEAVDTFVAGTPVMDATGSSHTGLLRGDDLAAWRATEEPTVSVPFAGVEVHKTAAWGQGPVLLQQLRLLDALGVDGLVRDVVAAEARGEVAVEAATELVHLATEAAKLAFADRDAWYGDSADVPLDALLSAAYAAERARLVGADADGGYRPGSPDGREPVLPRALVEARAEVEAGRGAGGAAAGGLGEPTVSALGLSPGDTCHVDVVDRWGNRVSATPSGGWLQSSPVVPGLGFALPTRAQMFWLQQGLASSLVPGTRPRTTLSPALVLGGDGSGFAFGTPGGDQQDQWTVPFLLRHLVGGADLQAAIDGASWHSTHVHGSFHPRTHTPRGLSAESRLGAPVLAALAARGHALQDAGAWSLGRISAAGVRADGLLEAAANPRGMQGYAVGR from the coding sequence ATGGTCGGCTCGACGCACTGGCTCGCCAGCGCGGTCGGGATGCGCACGCTCGAGGCGGGCGGCAACGCGTTCGACGCCGCGGTGGCGGCCGGCTTCACGCTCTCGGTCGTCGAGCCGCACCTGAACGGCCCCGGCGGGGACGTGCCGATCATCGGCCACCGGGCCGCGGACGGAGGCACGTTCGTGGTCGTCGGGCAGGGCACCGCACCCGCCCTGGCGACGCCGCTGGCGTTCGCGGCGCTCGGGGTGGACGTCGTCCCGGGCACCGGGCACCTCGCCGCGGTCGTGCCCGGCGCGTTCGGCGCGTGGCTGGACCTGCTGGCGCGCTACGGGACGATGACGCTCGCGGAGGTGCTCGCCCCCGCGATCGGGTACGCGCGCGACGGCTACCCGCTCGTCCCGGCCGCGGCCCGGACGGTCGCGACGGTCGCGGACATGTTCGCGGCGCACTGGCCGACGAGCGCCGAGGTGTACCTGGCCGGCGGGCACGCGCCCGCGGCGGGCAGCCGGTTCGCCAACCCCGCGCTCGCCGCGACGTTCGAGCGGCTGGTCGCGGAGGCGGAGTCCGCCGGCCCCGACCGTGAGGCGCAGGTCGAGGCGGCGCGGCGGGCGTTCTACGAGGGCTTCGTCGCCGAGGCCGTCGACACGTTCGTGGCGGGCACGCCCGTCATGGACGCCACCGGCTCCTCCCACACGGGGCTCCTGCGCGGCGACGACCTCGCCGCGTGGCGGGCCACCGAGGAGCCGACGGTGTCCGTGCCGTTCGCGGGGGTCGAGGTGCACAAGACGGCCGCGTGGGGTCAGGGCCCCGTGCTGCTGCAGCAGCTGCGGCTGCTCGACGCGCTCGGCGTCGACGGGCTGGTGCGCGACGTCGTGGCCGCCGAGGCGCGCGGCGAGGTCGCCGTCGAGGCGGCCACCGAGCTCGTGCACCTCGCCACCGAGGCCGCGAAGCTCGCGTTCGCCGACCGGGACGCCTGGTACGGGGACTCGGCCGACGTGCCGCTCGACGCGTTGCTGTCCGCGGCGTACGCGGCCGAGCGGGCCCGGCTCGTGGGCGCCGACGCCGACGGCGGCTACCGGCCGGGCAGCCCCGACGGGCGCGAGCCCGTCCTGCCCCGCGCGCTCGTCGAGGCGCGCGCCGAGGTCGAGGCCGGCCGGGGTGCGGGCGGCGCGGCCGCGGGCGGGCTGGGCGAGCCGACGGTGTCGGCCCTGGGCCTGTCCCCCGGCGACACGTGCCACGTCGACGTCGTGGACCGGTGGGGCAACCGCGTGTCGGCGACGCCCTCGGGCGGGTGGCTGCAGTCCAGCCCCGTCGTGCCCGGCCTGGGGTTCGCGCTGCCGACGCGCGCGCAGATGTTCTGGCTCCAGCAGGGGCTCGCGTCGAGCCTGGTCCCGGGCACGCGCCCCCGTACCACGCTGAGCCCGGCCCTCGTGCTGGGCGGCGACGGGAGCGGCTTCGCGTTCGGGACCCCGGGCGGCGACCAGCAGGACCAGTGGACGGTCCCGTTCCTGCTGCGCCACCTCGTCGGCGGGGCGGACCTGCAGGCGGCGATCGACGGCGCGTCGTGGCACTCCACGCACGTGCACGGCTCGTTCCACCCGCGCACGCACACGCCGCGCGGGCTCTCCGCGGAGTCGCGGCTGGGCGCCCCGGTCCTCGCCGCGCTCGCGGCCCGCGGGCACGCGCTGCAGGACGCGGGCGCGTGGTCGCTCGGGCGCATCAGCGCCGCGGGGGTCCGGGCGGACGGCCTGCTCGAGGCGGCGGCGAACCCGCGCGGGATGCAGGGGTACGCCGTCGGACGCTGA
- a CDS encoding LacI family DNA-binding transcriptional regulator: MAVTLRDVARAAGVSPATASRALSAPDLVAPERRELVRRVARELGYRPNRAARELITGRSGHLCLVVPDLENPFFSAVAKAVQARARAAGHAVVVADAEEDPLLEAELVSHLGAQADGVLLCSPRMSPDDLADVAADGGPLLLVNREAAGLPSVVIDNRDGVRQAVRHLHALGHRRIAYAGGPPGSWSDARRREGLADDPGPRLPGLDVVDLGAHAPVFAGGVAAADLALAAGATAVLAHNDLMALGLLDRLRTRGVRVPDDVSVVGFDDAPVATLVTPALTTVAAPLARLGRTAVDLLLDPPRGDEPARVALPVELVVRASTAPPPTAPPPAAPA, encoded by the coding sequence ATGGCCGTCACCTTGCGCGACGTCGCGCGCGCCGCCGGCGTCTCCCCCGCGACCGCGTCCCGGGCGCTCAGCGCACCCGACCTCGTCGCGCCCGAGCGTCGCGAGCTCGTCCGGCGCGTCGCCCGCGAGCTCGGGTACCGGCCCAACCGCGCCGCGCGCGAGCTCATCACCGGCCGCTCCGGGCACCTCTGCCTGGTCGTGCCGGACCTCGAGAACCCGTTCTTCTCGGCCGTGGCGAAGGCCGTGCAGGCGCGCGCCCGCGCGGCCGGGCACGCCGTGGTCGTCGCCGACGCCGAGGAGGACCCCCTGCTCGAGGCGGAGCTGGTCTCCCACCTCGGCGCGCAGGCCGACGGCGTCCTGCTGTGCTCGCCCCGCATGTCGCCCGACGACCTCGCGGACGTCGCCGCCGACGGCGGGCCCCTGCTGCTCGTCAACCGCGAGGCCGCCGGGCTGCCGTCCGTCGTCATCGACAACCGCGACGGCGTGCGGCAGGCGGTGCGCCACCTGCACGCGCTCGGGCACCGCCGCATCGCGTACGCCGGCGGGCCGCCGGGGTCGTGGTCCGACGCGCGCCGGCGCGAGGGGCTCGCCGACGACCCGGGCCCGCGGCTGCCGGGGCTCGACGTCGTCGACCTCGGCGCGCACGCACCCGTGTTCGCCGGCGGCGTCGCCGCGGCCGACCTCGCGCTCGCCGCGGGGGCCACGGCCGTGCTCGCGCACAACGACCTCATGGCGCTCGGGCTGCTCGACCGCCTGCGCACGCGCGGGGTGCGCGTCCCGGACGACGTCTCGGTCGTCGGGTTCGACGACGCGCCCGTCGCGACCCTGGTGACGCCCGCGCTCACGACCGTGGCCGCGCCGCTCGCCCGGCTCGGGCGCACGGCCGTCGACCTGCTCCTCGACCCGCCGCGCGGCGACGAGCCGGCACGCGTGGCGCTGCCCGTCGAGCTGGTCGTGCGCGCGTCCACCGCGCCGCCGCCCACCGCACCACCGCCCGCCGCACCCGCCTGA
- a CDS encoding amidohydrolase family protein has translation MPYDVVDAHLQVWDPETVHYPWMAQDPSLLHRAYRVADVGGALHEHHVDGVVLVQSADNRADSENLLFQALSSPDVVGVVGWVPLDRPDEAATQLDHWRAEPLVGVSHHIDREPDARWLVRDVVDDGLHMLTERRLVLDLPATTPELLRHVATVAERHPKLTVVVDHLGGPPLGALRAGDTATWSRWTAALDEVAQVPNVVAKLAGLGRVAGPGWTADDVRPAVDHALAAFGPDRLMAGSDWPSALRGQASWEDAWRAVRATLDGLDDVGRARVLGRTAVEVYGIPVLVAG, from the coding sequence ATGCCCTACGACGTCGTGGACGCACATCTGCAGGTGTGGGACCCCGAGACGGTCCACTACCCGTGGATGGCGCAGGACCCCTCCCTCCTGCACCGGGCGTACCGCGTCGCCGACGTGGGCGGAGCGCTGCACGAGCACCACGTGGACGGCGTGGTGCTCGTGCAGTCCGCCGACAACCGGGCCGACTCGGAGAACCTCCTCTTCCAGGCGCTGTCGTCCCCGGACGTCGTGGGCGTCGTCGGGTGGGTCCCCCTCGACCGCCCCGACGAGGCCGCGACCCAGCTCGACCACTGGCGCGCCGAGCCCCTCGTGGGCGTGAGCCACCACATCGACCGCGAGCCCGACGCCCGGTGGCTGGTCCGGGACGTCGTCGACGACGGCCTGCACATGCTCACCGAGCGCCGCCTCGTCCTCGACCTGCCCGCGACGACGCCCGAGCTCCTCCGCCACGTGGCCACGGTCGCCGAGCGGCACCCCAAGCTGACGGTGGTCGTCGACCACCTCGGGGGGCCACCCCTCGGGGCGCTCCGCGCGGGCGACACCGCGACGTGGAGCCGGTGGACTGCCGCGCTCGACGAGGTCGCGCAGGTGCCGAACGTCGTCGCGAAGCTCGCGGGCCTCGGCCGCGTCGCCGGGCCCGGCTGGACCGCGGACGACGTGCGACCGGCCGTCGACCACGCCCTGGCCGCGTTCGGCCCCGACCGCCTCATGGCCGGCAGCGACTGGCCGAGCGCGCTGCGCGGTCAGGCGTCCTGGGAGGACGCCTGGCGGGCCGTCCGCGCCACGCTCGACGGGCTCGACGACGTGGGACGCGCACGCGTCCTGGGGCGGACCGCCGTCGAGGTCTACGGCATCCCCGTGCTGGTCGCGGGCTAG
- the uxaC gene encoding glucuronate isomerase codes for MSDTAARWTLHPDRALPADPVTRGLARQVLEATRDLPIVSMHGHVDAGVLARDEPFGDPASLLVVPDHYLVRMLVSQGVPHDALGVPRRDGQPVETDPRAIWRTFAAHWHLFRGTPTRFWLEHQLVEVLGVTQKLSAETADAAYDTIAERLADPAFRPLALLDGLGIEIIATTDAATATLADHADLAARGWGERVVPTFRPDALLHVDRPGWRDDVALLGERAGVEIGSYGDYVRALEARRWAFVEAGARATDHGHLRADTTPLDPADAQAVFAAALRGEVTAGEAQAFSAHMLFEMARMSTQDGLVMQLHPGALRDHDPRVALERGPDVGYDIPVATEYVRSLAPLLEAFGHHPDLRLILFTLDEDTFSRELAPLAGVYPAVRLGAPWWFLDSPDGMRRYREAVTDTAGFYNTTGFVDDTRAFLSIPARHDLARRIDAGYLARLVAEHRLDLDEAVQTAVDLAYRLPRAAYPPVAASVFPSSSDPAAAPQEVHP; via the coding sequence ATGAGCGACACCGCAGCACGCTGGACGCTGCACCCCGACCGAGCGCTGCCGGCCGACCCCGTGACCCGGGGCCTCGCCCGGCAGGTGCTCGAGGCGACGCGGGACCTGCCGATCGTGTCCATGCACGGCCACGTCGACGCGGGCGTGCTCGCGCGCGACGAGCCGTTCGGCGACCCGGCGTCGCTGCTCGTCGTCCCGGACCACTACCTCGTGCGCATGCTCGTCTCGCAGGGCGTCCCGCACGACGCGCTCGGCGTCCCGCGCCGGGACGGGCAGCCGGTCGAGACCGACCCGCGCGCGATCTGGCGGACGTTCGCCGCGCACTGGCACCTGTTCCGCGGCACGCCGACGCGGTTCTGGCTCGAGCACCAGCTGGTGGAGGTCCTCGGCGTCACGCAGAAGCTCTCCGCGGAGACGGCCGACGCGGCGTACGACACGATCGCCGAGCGCCTCGCCGACCCGGCGTTCCGCCCGCTGGCGCTGCTGGACGGCCTCGGCATCGAGATCATCGCCACGACCGACGCCGCCACCGCGACGCTCGCGGACCACGCGGACCTCGCCGCGCGCGGCTGGGGCGAGCGGGTCGTGCCGACGTTCCGTCCCGACGCCCTGCTGCACGTGGACCGGCCGGGCTGGCGGGACGACGTCGCGCTCCTCGGCGAGCGTGCCGGCGTCGAGATCGGGTCGTACGGCGACTACGTGCGGGCGCTGGAGGCCCGCCGGTGGGCGTTCGTCGAGGCGGGGGCCCGCGCCACGGACCACGGCCACCTGCGCGCCGACACGACGCCGCTCGACCCCGCCGACGCGCAGGCCGTGTTCGCGGCGGCGCTGCGCGGCGAGGTCACGGCCGGCGAGGCCCAGGCGTTCAGCGCGCACATGCTCTTCGAGATGGCCCGCATGTCGACGCAGGACGGGCTCGTCATGCAGCTGCACCCGGGTGCGCTGCGCGACCACGACCCGCGCGTGGCGCTCGAGCGCGGCCCGGACGTCGGCTACGACATCCCCGTCGCGACGGAGTACGTGCGCTCGCTCGCGCCGCTGCTGGAGGCCTTCGGGCACCACCCGGACCTGCGCCTGATCCTGTTCACGCTCGACGAGGACACGTTCAGCCGCGAGCTCGCGCCGCTCGCGGGCGTGTACCCGGCCGTGCGCCTCGGTGCGCCGTGGTGGTTCCTCGACAGCCCGGACGGCATGCGCCGGTACCGGGAGGCCGTCACGGACACGGCCGGCTTCTACAACACCACCGGGTTCGTCGACGACACCCGCGCGTTCCTGTCGATCCCGGCGCGACACGACCTGGCTCGCCGGATCGACGCGGGCTACCTGGCGCGACTCGTCGCGGAGCACCGGCTGGACCTCGACGAGGCCGTGCAGACGGCCGTGGACCTCGCGTACCGCCTGCCGCGGGCGGCGTACCCTCCCGTCGCAGCAAGCGTTTTCCCCAGCAGTTCCGACCCCGCCGCAGCCCCTCAGGAGGTCCACCCGTGA
- a CDS encoding GNAT family N-acetyltransferase, with the protein MRGPGAGVVVEPARPDDVGAILALRTSLEEWMETAGVVQWPRGSLPRARVEAQLAAGEWHVVRGAPGEVVGTLRLLWADPEFWGADDTPAVYVHGLMTARSRRGTGLGRTLLDWAAERGRAAGVGLFRLDCRDTNPVLRRYYERYGFAVVGRRDFPLFSATLLQKPLDGV; encoded by the coding sequence GTGAGGGGCCCGGGCGCCGGGGTCGTCGTCGAGCCCGCACGGCCCGACGACGTCGGCGCGATCCTCGCCCTGCGCACCTCGCTCGAGGAGTGGATGGAGACGGCCGGCGTCGTGCAGTGGCCGCGCGGGTCGCTGCCCCGCGCCCGCGTCGAGGCGCAGCTGGCCGCGGGCGAGTGGCACGTCGTGCGTGGCGCGCCGGGCGAGGTCGTCGGGACGCTGCGGCTGCTGTGGGCGGACCCCGAGTTCTGGGGCGCCGACGACACCCCGGCGGTGTACGTGCACGGGCTCATGACCGCCCGGTCCCGGCGCGGCACCGGGCTCGGGCGCACGCTGCTGGACTGGGCGGCCGAGCGCGGGCGCGCGGCGGGCGTCGGCCTGTTCCGGCTCGACTGCCGCGACACGAACCCGGTGCTGCGCCGGTACTACGAGCGGTACGGCTTCGCGGTCGTCGGGCGGCGTGACTTCCCGCTGTTCAGCGCCACCCTCCTGCAGAAGCCGCTCGACGGCGTCTGA
- a CDS encoding FadR/GntR family transcriptional regulator has product MSRTQGVVEDIQRLILDGGLRPGDRLPAEKELAVELGVSRGSLREGVRALVVLGILEARHGDGTYVTDLNPATLLTPLQFVADVPGDRTELQAVRRMLETEAAGLAALRMTDPQIARARAALDDTTRTLVDAAPDPQALVRADLTFHRAVADGSGNSVLAALIDGLAGTHARRRAWEELHDVAGERVAAEHEAILAAVTARDPDRARLRMATHLLGVEDLLAGRAVRAAVGAR; this is encoded by the coding sequence GTGTCACGCACCCAGGGTGTCGTCGAGGACATCCAGCGGCTGATCCTCGACGGCGGTCTGCGCCCGGGCGACCGGCTGCCGGCCGAGAAGGAGCTCGCCGTCGAGCTCGGCGTCAGCCGCGGCTCGTTGCGGGAGGGGGTCCGGGCGCTCGTCGTGCTCGGCATCCTCGAGGCGCGGCACGGCGACGGCACCTACGTCACCGACCTCAACCCCGCGACGCTGCTGACCCCGCTCCAGTTCGTGGCCGACGTCCCCGGCGACCGCACCGAGCTGCAGGCGGTACGGCGCATGCTCGAGACCGAGGCCGCCGGGCTCGCGGCCCTGCGGATGACGGACCCGCAGATCGCGCGGGCGCGCGCGGCGCTCGACGACACGACGCGGACGCTGGTCGACGCGGCCCCCGACCCCCAGGCGCTCGTGCGCGCCGACCTCACGTTCCACCGGGCCGTGGCCGACGGGTCGGGGAACTCGGTGCTCGCCGCCCTCATCGACGGCCTGGCCGGCACGCACGCGCGCCGCCGCGCGTGGGAGGAGCTGCACGACGTGGCGGGCGAGCGCGTCGCCGCGGAGCACGAGGCGATCCTCGCCGCCGTCACCGCCCGCGACCCGGACCGGGCCCGGCTGCGGATGGCCACGCACCTGCTCGGCGTCGAGGACCTGCTGGCGGGGCGCGCGGTCCGGGCGGCCGTCGGCGCGCGCTGA
- a CDS encoding sugar kinase gives MPDVTIRPAAETRYDAVSLGEVMLRLDPGEGRIRTTRTFRAWEGGGEYNVARGLRRAFGLRAAIVTALADNEVGRLVEDLVLQGGLDTSFVRWVPYDGVGRAVRNGLNFTERGFGVRGAVGVSDRGHTAASQLAPGDVDWEHLFGELGVRWFHTGGIFAALSDSAAETVIEAVTVAHRHGTVVSYDLNYRPSLWKAVGGQARAQEVNREIAPHIDVMIGNEEDFTASLGFEVEGVDENLSDLEVDQFAAMIEKVAAAYPNFQVIATTMRTVRSATVNDWGALAWSRASGLVQATHRPGLEILDRVGGGDSFASGLAFGLLDGQDLQTAVEYGAAHGALAMTTPGDTTMATKAEVLKLAGGGSARVDR, from the coding sequence ATGCCCGACGTGACGATCCGCCCCGCCGCCGAGACCCGCTACGACGCGGTGAGCCTCGGCGAGGTCATGCTGCGCCTCGACCCGGGGGAGGGGCGCATCCGCACGACGCGCACCTTCCGCGCGTGGGAGGGCGGCGGCGAGTACAACGTGGCGCGTGGTCTGCGCCGCGCGTTCGGGCTGCGCGCCGCGATCGTGACCGCGCTCGCGGACAACGAGGTCGGGCGGCTGGTCGAGGACCTCGTGCTCCAGGGCGGGCTCGACACGTCGTTCGTCCGGTGGGTGCCGTACGACGGCGTGGGCCGCGCGGTGCGCAACGGCCTCAACTTCACCGAGCGCGGCTTCGGTGTGCGCGGCGCCGTGGGCGTGTCCGACCGCGGGCACACCGCGGCGTCGCAGCTCGCGCCCGGCGACGTCGACTGGGAGCACCTGTTCGGCGAGCTCGGGGTGCGCTGGTTCCACACGGGCGGCATCTTCGCGGCGCTGTCGGACTCCGCGGCGGAGACCGTCATCGAGGCCGTCACGGTCGCGCACCGGCACGGCACGGTCGTCTCCTACGACCTCAACTACCGGCCGTCGCTGTGGAAGGCCGTGGGCGGGCAGGCGCGCGCGCAGGAGGTCAACCGGGAGATCGCCCCGCACATCGACGTAATGATCGGCAACGAGGAGGACTTCACCGCCTCGCTCGGGTTCGAGGTCGAGGGCGTCGACGAGAACCTGTCCGACCTCGAGGTGGACCAGTTCGCCGCGATGATCGAGAAGGTCGCCGCGGCGTACCCGAACTTCCAGGTCATCGCGACGACCATGCGCACGGTCCGCAGCGCGACGGTCAACGACTGGGGCGCCCTGGCGTGGTCGCGCGCGTCGGGACTGGTGCAGGCCACGCACCGCCCGGGCCTGGAGATCCTCGACCGCGTCGGCGGCGGCGACTCGTTCGCGTCCGGCCTCGCCTTCGGCCTGCTCGACGGCCAGGACCTGCAGACCGCCGTCGAGTACGGCGCGGCGCACGGCGCGCTGGCCATGACGACGCCGGGGGACACGACCATGGCGACGAAGGCGGAGGTGCTCAAGCTCGCCGGTGGCGGCAGCGCCCGCGTCGACCGCTGA
- the eda gene encoding bifunctional 4-hydroxy-2-oxoglutarate aldolase/2-dehydro-3-deoxy-phosphogluconate aldolase, whose product MTGTVSAPATDAGPTVLERLAAHRLVPVVVLDDAKDADGLGSALVAGGLPVAEVTFRTAAAADAIRALRDRGDVLVGAGTVLTPDQVDAAVAAGADYVVSPGTSRAVVERCAEHGVLALPGAVTATEVQAALELGVTTVKFFPAGTSGGSKAIAALAAPFGGVRFVPTGGIGPANLDEYLALGCVAAVGGSWMVPRDLVRAGDLEAVRNLVADAVALATDLRPAV is encoded by the coding sequence GTGACCGGCACCGTCAGCGCCCCCGCCACCGACGCGGGCCCCACCGTCCTGGAGCGCCTCGCCGCGCACCGCCTCGTCCCCGTCGTCGTCCTGGACGACGCGAAGGACGCGGACGGCCTCGGCAGCGCCCTCGTCGCCGGCGGCCTGCCCGTCGCCGAGGTCACGTTCCGCACCGCCGCGGCCGCGGACGCGATCCGCGCGCTGCGCGACCGCGGCGACGTGCTCGTCGGGGCCGGCACGGTCCTGACGCCCGACCAGGTCGACGCGGCCGTCGCGGCCGGCGCCGACTACGTCGTCTCGCCCGGCACCAGCCGCGCGGTCGTCGAGCGCTGCGCCGAGCACGGTGTCCTCGCGCTGCCCGGCGCCGTCACCGCGACGGAGGTGCAGGCCGCGCTCGAGCTCGGCGTGACCACGGTGAAGTTCTTCCCCGCCGGCACGTCCGGCGGGTCGAAGGCGATCGCCGCGCTCGCCGCGCCCTTCGGCGGCGTGCGCTTCGTCCCGACCGGCGGCATCGGCCCGGCGAACCTCGACGAGTACCTCGCGCTGGGGTGCGTCGCGGCCGTCGGCGGCTCGTGGATGGTCCCGCGCGACCTCGTCCGCGCCGGCGACCTGGAAGCGGTGCGCAACCTCGTCGCCGACGCCGTCGCGCTGGCCACCGACCTGCGCCCCGCCGTCTGA
- a CDS encoding mannitol dehydrogenase family protein gives MTNPRLSLPAWRERAAHPLPDAVRGPAVDPAALTVGQVHLGLGAFTRAHQVVCTEDAAAATGETGWGVLGVTQRSPRVAEQLVPQDGLYGVLTAGADATSLRLVGSVRDVAFPGRDTARVLAALAAPTTHVVTLTVTEKGYRRAAGGGLDVTADEVAADLADAARELSAPVDGPARTPVGMLVRGLVRRHASSGAPLTVVCCDNLTDNGTVLAGLVADALAAVPGSDAVRAWVEQDVRFPSTMVDRIVPATTDAHHAEVERLLGLRDEGLVVGEPFFQWVVEDDFAGPRPAWERAGATLTGDVAPYERAKLRVLNATHSTLAYLGALRGHATIAEAVADPDLAAVARALIDEDVLPTLVAPDGADLAAYRDEVLHRFANPATGHTTVQVAMDGSQKLPVRLLGTVADRLAAGAVPHAAATAFAAWVAYVRAAAAGDLVVAGRTVALDDPLAPVLARAAAGSPQEAVDGVLALRQVVPADVAASPGFRAAAVAALRTLRR, from the coding sequence ATGACGAACCCCCGGCTGTCCCTGCCGGCCTGGCGCGAGCGCGCCGCCCACCCCCTCCCCGACGCGGTGCGCGGCCCGGCCGTCGACCCCGCCGCGCTCACGGTCGGGCAGGTGCACCTGGGGCTCGGCGCGTTCACGCGCGCGCACCAGGTGGTCTGCACGGAGGACGCCGCGGCGGCGACCGGCGAGACGGGCTGGGGCGTCCTCGGCGTGACGCAGCGCAGCCCGCGCGTCGCCGAGCAGCTCGTGCCGCAGGACGGCCTGTACGGCGTGCTGACCGCGGGCGCCGACGCGACGTCGCTGCGGCTCGTGGGGTCCGTGCGGGACGTCGCGTTCCCCGGCCGCGACACCGCCCGCGTGCTCGCCGCGCTCGCGGCGCCGACCACGCACGTCGTCACGCTGACCGTGACCGAGAAAGGCTACCGCCGGGCGGCGGGCGGCGGCCTCGACGTGACGGCGGACGAGGTGGCGGCGGACCTCGCCGACGCGGCCCGGGAGCTGTCGGCACCCGTCGACGGGCCCGCGCGGACGCCCGTGGGGATGCTCGTGCGCGGGCTCGTGCGGCGGCACGCGTCGTCGGGCGCGCCGCTCACGGTGGTGTGCTGCGACAACCTGACCGACAACGGGACCGTGCTCGCCGGGCTCGTCGCGGACGCGCTGGCCGCCGTCCCGGGGTCGGACGCCGTGCGCGCGTGGGTCGAGCAGGACGTGCGGTTCCCGTCGACGATGGTCGACCGGATCGTGCCCGCGACGACCGACGCGCACCACGCCGAGGTGGAGCGGCTGCTCGGGCTGCGCGACGAGGGGCTCGTCGTCGGGGAGCCGTTCTTCCAGTGGGTCGTCGAGGACGACTTCGCGGGGCCGCGCCCGGCGTGGGAGCGCGCGGGGGCGACGCTCACGGGCGACGTCGCGCCGTACGAGCGCGCCAAGCTGCGCGTGCTCAACGCGACGCACTCGACCCTCGCGTACCTCGGCGCGCTGCGCGGGCACGCGACGATCGCCGAGGCCGTCGCGGACCCCGACCTGGCGGCCGTCGCCCGGGCGCTCATCGACGAGGACGTCCTGCCGACGCTGGTCGCGCCGGACGGCGCGGACCTCGCGGCGTACCGCGACGAGGTGCTGCACCGGTTCGCCAACCCCGCCACCGGGCACACGACGGTGCAGGTCGCGATGGACGGGTCGCAGAAGCTGCCCGTGCGCCTGCTGGGCACGGTCGCGGACCGGCTCGCGGCGGGGGCGGTGCCGCACGCCGCGGCGACGGCGTTCGCCGCCTGGGTCGCGTACGTGCGCGCGGCGGCGGCGGGCGACCTCGTGGTCGCGGGCCGGACGGTCGCGCTCGACGACCCGCTCGCGCCGGTGCTGGCGCGGGCCGCGGCCGGGTCGCCGCAGGAGGCGGTGGACGGCGTGCTGGCCCTGCGGCAGGTGGTGCCGGCGGACGTGGCCGCGTCGCCCGGGTTCCGGGCCGCCGCCGTCGCGGCCCTGCGCACCCTGCGCCGCTGA